A genomic region of Xiphophorus couchianus chromosome 9, X_couchianus-1.0, whole genome shotgun sequence contains the following coding sequences:
- the foxf2b gene encoding forkhead box protein F2 produces MTTETTQQQLDPPPPLRSSPASGVLHPAMLSSQAATESASAGAKGKKSSSGLRRPEKPPYSYIALIVMAIQSSPTKRLTLSEIYQFLQARFPFFRGSYQGWKNSVRHNLSLNECFIKLPKGLGRPGKGHYWTIDPGSEFMFEEGSFRRRPRGFRRKCQALKPMYRMMNGIGFGTSILPQSFDFQAPSATLACHSNSYNLDMMSNSMAGGYDGLSGGHHVPHMSPSPGSTYMASCPVPPSGEYGPDSSSSPVPSSPAMASALDGHSPYASTSAHWASSGGSPYIKQQSLASSSTASSGLHSGMSPYSLEQSYLHQNGRDSHSADISVGIPRYQSHSSVCDRKDFVLNFNGISSFHPSASGSYYHHHHHHPQSVCQDIKPCVM; encoded by the exons ATGACAACCGAGACcactcagcagcagctggaccCTCCGCCTCCTCTGAGATCCAGCCCGGCGTCCGGCGTCTTGCACCCCGCTATGTTGAGCTCACAGGCCGCCACGGAAAGCGCTTCTGCGGGCGCCAAGGGAAAGAAGAGCAGCTCGGGTCTGAGGCGACCAGAGAAGCCTCCGTACTCCTACATCGCTCTTATCGTCATGGCAATACAAAGCTCGCCGACCAAACGTCTGACCCTCAGTGAGATCTACCAGTTCCTGCAGGCTCGCTTCCCGTTCTTCAGAGGTTCATATCAAGGCTGGAAGAACTCAGTCCGACATAATTTGTCACTGAACGAGTGCTTTATCAAGCTGCCCAAAGGACTAGGCCGGCCCGGGAAAGGCCACTACTGGACCATCGATCCGGGCAGCGAGTTCATGTTCGAAGAGGGTTCGTTTCGGCGCAGACCAAGAGGCTTCAGGAGGAAATGCCAAGCCTTGAAGCCCATGTACCGGATGATGAACGGCATCGGCTTCGGCACCTCTATTCTCCCGCAGAGCTTCGACTTCCAGGCTCCATCCGCCACCCTTGCCTGTCACAGCAACAGCTACAACCTGGACATGATGAGCAATTCGATGGCTGGAGGATACGACGGCCTGAGTGGGGGCCACCATGTCCCCCACATGTCCCCAAGCCCCGGATCTACGTACATGGCGAGCTGCCCTGTCCCTCCGAGCGGGGAGTATGGGCcggacagcagcagcagccctgTCCCGTCCTCTCCGGCTATGGCCAGTGCACTGGACGGCCATTCCCCGTACGCCTCAACGTCCGCGCATTGGGCTTCCTCCGGCGGCTCCCCCTACATCAAACAGCAGTCCCTGGCCTCCAGCAGCACGGCGTCGTCCGGTTTACACTCCGGCATGTCGCCCTATTCTCTGGAGCAGAGTTACCTCCACCAGAACGGCAGGGACAGCCACTCAGCTGACATATCAG TGGGCATTCCGCGCTACCAGAGCCACTCCTCGGTGTGCGACAGGAAGGACTTTGTGTTGAACTTTAACGGCATCTCGTCCTTCCACCCCTCGGCCAGCGGATCCtactaccaccaccaccaccaccacccgcAGAGCGTGTGTCAGGACATCAAACCGTGCGTGATGTGA
- the foxq1b gene encoding forkhead box protein Q1b, whose translation MKLEVFSAHHFAQKPLELCMEPDGGIPSPLSGDELGSDGDCVANSPAPVTQGSESGKGKPYTRRPKPPYSYIALIAMAIRESSSGRLTLAEINDYLMKKFPFFRGSYTGWRNSVRHNLSLNDCFLKVLRDPSRPWGKDNYWMLNPHSEYTFADGVFRRRRKRIAKRGPKEQESPDMLNEDTRFPAAEERVGAKFTSSFAIDSILSTPFKRREERHPDTQKPTPQMYWPSGAHTLQYALNYPVHHPYLSEAAYSSTEPGRDPYRHATAVGRVAPEAAFKVPSRARGFHIDSLLS comes from the coding sequence ATGAAACTTGAAGTTTTCTCCGCGCACCACTTTGCCCAGAAGCCACTGGAGCTCTGCATGGAGCCAGACGGGGGGATTCCCTCTCCTCTGTCCGGGGATGAGCTCGGCTCAGACGGAGACTGCGTGGCCAACAGCCCGGCACCTGTCACTCAAGGCAGCGAGAGCGGCAAAGGGAAGCCGTACACCCGCAGACCAAAGCCTCCCTACTCCTACATTGCCCTCATCGCAATGGCCATCCGGGAGTCCAGCAGCGGCCGTCTGACTTTGGCAGAGATCAACGACTACCTGATGAAGAAGTTCCCGTTTTTCCGAGGCAGTTACACCGGCTGGAGGAACTCCGTGCGTCACAACTTGTCACTCAACGACTGCTTCCTTAAAGTGCTCCGGGACCCGTCCAGGCCCTGGGGGAAGGACAACTACTGGATGCTGAACCCGCACAGCGAATACACCTTCGCTGATGGGGTCTTCCGGCGCAGAAGGAAGCGCATCGCCAAGAGGGGCCCCAAAGAGCAGGAGAGCCCGGACATGCTGAATGAAGACACCCGGTTCCCGGCCGCAGAGGAGAGAGTGGGGGCCAAGTTCACCAGCTCCTTCGCCATTGACAGCATCCTCAGCACGCCGTTCAAAAGGAGAGAGGAGCGCCACCCTGACACACAGAAGCCCACCCCACAGATGTACTGGCCCTCAGGAGCCCACACGTTGCAATACGCTCTGAACTATCCGGTACATCATCCATATCTGTCTGAGGCGGCGTACAGCAGCACAGAGCCCGGCAGGGATCCCTACCGGCATGCGACGGCAGTGGGCAGGGTCGCACCTGAAGCTGCCTTCAAGGTGCCCAGCAGAGCCCGAGGCTTCCACATAGACTCCCtgctgtcataa